From the bacterium genome, one window contains:
- a CDS encoding LOG family protein, giving the protein MEETRTDSQSTLVSLADEQQVAALVRESVLRLWEVVNALTRLRPSRRDDFRVTLFGSARIPRDHWVYGAVRDLAAELARMGCTVITGGGPGLMQAANEGAASAGVGAAGQSVGIRIHLPFEQDTNPFVDEVYEHGTFFSRLHHFVIASDAFVVVPGGIGTVLELAMVWQLLQVRQLYGTPLILVGPMWRELVEWARRYLLRPDLALASPADLDIPHCVDTAGEAITLLRDQHARWLAQR; this is encoded by the coding sequence ATGGAAGAGACCCGGACCGACTCGCAGTCCACCCTGGTCAGCTTGGCCGACGAGCAGCAGGTCGCCGCGCTGGTCCGCGAATCGGTGCTGCGGCTGTGGGAGGTGGTGAACGCGCTCACCCGCCTGCGCCCCTCGCGCCGCGACGATTTCCGGGTCACCCTCTTCGGCTCGGCACGGATTCCGCGCGATCACTGGGTCTATGGCGCGGTGCGCGACCTGGCCGCCGAGCTGGCGCGCATGGGCTGCACGGTGATCACCGGCGGCGGGCCGGGCCTGATGCAGGCGGCGAACGAGGGCGCGGCCTCGGCGGGCGTCGGCGCCGCCGGGCAGTCGGTCGGCATCCGCATCCACCTGCCGTTCGAGCAGGACACCAATCCCTTCGTCGACGAGGTCTACGAGCACGGGACCTTCTTCTCGCGCCTGCACCACTTCGTGATCGCCTCCGATGCCTTCGTCGTCGTCCCGGGCGGCATCGGCACCGTGCTCGAGCTGGCGATGGTATGGCAGCTCCTGCAGGTACGGCAGCTCTACGGCACGCCGCTCATCCTGGTCGGGCCGATGTGGCGCGAGCTCGTGGAGTGGGCGCGCCGCTACCTGCTGCGACCGGACCTCGCCCTCGCCAGTCCCGCCGACCTGGACATCCCGCACTGCGTCGACACCG
- a CDS encoding PAS domain-containing protein, which yields MLRSSEEPPRSSPEVRAALARLTVRRGRLLLLLGLAAVAVFGAINHLTLSPPPLWSDAMNGALTILIGLALLATRLAFVQRHMAPICLGLGLIGSAIRAWASVWHGEVASTAIFFVVMAVTAAAILPWGFWLQLLGASALAAMLAVSSRLVLGNLGPPPGHATAAVGLGLACSAILAGEMRRHYIRLFDDNFRRRDAEAALARLNAELERRVEQRTAELTAASRELAREAEERRQTEADLRESQRRLQAVLDHADVAVYLRDLDGRYLLANRYLLRMWGRRADEVIGHTMDELLPPDVAAVVRANDRAVLRASCSLQFEESFPLPDGWRTFITVKFLWAGRDGAPAGIWGLGTDITDRKQAEAELRRSEAALSAVIENTPDAIWSVDRDARVTVINGSARARFAQRYGATYGDDASAHVPAALREEFMALFRRALAGEHVQLERTEMAADGPRWELLSLHPIRARGEVIGATVFSKDVTDLKRAEQAARQHQADLAHVLRLSTMGEMASGLAHEINQPLGAIANYAQGCARRLRAGTADVATLLPIVEEIGGEALRAGEIIRRLRDLIRKDTARQSPADVNHLVRESVRLIEPEARARGVALHLDLTPDLPAVSCNDIQIEQVLLNLLLNGVEAVEAADNGERALAVRTALAGDAVQVAVADSGVGLPDPPADVFAPFYSTKSSGLGMGLSISRSIIEAHGGTLWGTRNPDRGSTFRFTLPA from the coding sequence ATGCTGCGATCCAGTGAGGAGCCTCCCCGGTCGTCGCCCGAAGTGCGGGCGGCGCTCGCGCGACTGACCGTCCGCCGCGGCCGCCTGTTGCTGCTCCTCGGCCTCGCGGCCGTGGCGGTCTTCGGCGCCATCAATCACCTGACGCTCTCGCCGCCGCCGCTGTGGAGCGACGCCATGAACGGCGCGCTGACGATCCTGATCGGGCTCGCGCTGCTCGCCACCCGACTGGCATTCGTGCAGCGGCACATGGCGCCGATCTGCCTCGGCCTCGGATTGATCGGCAGCGCGATTCGCGCCTGGGCGAGCGTCTGGCACGGCGAGGTCGCATCGACCGCGATCTTCTTCGTCGTCATGGCGGTGACCGCCGCCGCCATCCTGCCCTGGGGCTTCTGGCTGCAACTGCTGGGCGCCAGCGCCCTCGCCGCCATGCTCGCCGTGAGCTCGCGCCTCGTGCTCGGCAACCTCGGGCCGCCGCCCGGGCATGCGACGGCGGCGGTCGGGCTCGGCCTGGCCTGCTCGGCAATCCTCGCCGGCGAGATGCGCCGCCACTACATCCGGCTCTTCGACGACAACTTCCGTCGCCGCGACGCCGAAGCGGCGCTGGCGCGGCTGAACGCCGAGCTCGAGCGCCGGGTCGAGCAGCGCACCGCCGAGCTCACCGCCGCCAGCCGCGAGCTCGCGCGCGAAGCGGAGGAGCGCCGGCAGACCGAGGCCGACCTGCGCGAGAGCCAGCGCCGCCTGCAGGCGGTGCTCGACCACGCCGACGTCGCCGTCTACCTGCGCGACCTCGACGGCCGCTACCTGCTCGCCAATCGCTACCTGCTGCGGATGTGGGGCCGGCGCGCCGACGAGGTGATCGGCCACACCATGGACGAGCTGCTGCCGCCGGACGTCGCGGCCGTCGTGCGCGCCAACGACCGCGCCGTGCTGCGCGCCTCCTGCTCGCTGCAGTTCGAGGAGAGCTTTCCGCTGCCGGACGGCTGGCGCACCTTCATCACGGTGAAGTTCCTGTGGGCCGGCCGCGACGGCGCGCCGGCCGGCATCTGGGGCCTGGGCACCGACATCACCGACCGCAAGCAGGCCGAGGCCGAGCTGCGCCGCTCCGAAGCCGCGCTGTCGGCGGTGATCGAGAACACCCCGGACGCGATCTGGTCGGTCGACCGCGACGCCCGCGTGACGGTGATCAACGGCAGCGCCCGGGCGCGCTTCGCCCAGCGCTACGGCGCCACCTATGGCGACGACGCCAGCGCCCATGTTCCGGCGGCCCTGCGCGAGGAGTTCATGGCGCTGTTCCGACGGGCGCTGGCCGGCGAGCACGTCCAGCTCGAGCGCACCGAGATGGCCGCCGACGGTCCGCGCTGGGAGCTGCTCTCGCTGCACCCGATCCGGGCCCGCGGCGAGGTGATCGGCGCCACCGTGTTCAGCAAGGACGTCACCGACCTCAAGCGCGCCGAACAGGCGGCGCGCCAGCACCAGGCCGATCTGGCGCACGTCCTGCGGCTCAGCACCATGGGCGAGATGGCATCGGGCCTGGCGCACGAGATCAACCAGCCGCTGGGCGCCATCGCCAACTACGCCCAGGGCTGCGCGCGCCGGCTGCGCGCCGGCACCGCCGACGTCGCCACCCTGCTGCCGATCGTCGAGGAGATCGGCGGCGAAGCGCTGCGCGCCGGCGAGATCATCCGCCGCCTGCGCGATCTGATCCGCAAGGACACCGCCCGGCAGAGCCCGGCCGACGTCAACCACCTGGTGCGCGAGTCGGTGCGGCTGATCGAGCCCGAGGCGCGCGCCCGCGGCGTCGCGCTCCACCTCGACCTGACGCCGGACCTGCCGGCGGTGTCGTGCAACGACATCCAGATCGAGCAGGTGCTGCTCAATCTGCTGCTCAACGGCGTCGAGGCGGTCGAGGCGGCGGACAACGGCGAGCGCGCGCTGGCGGTGCGCACCGCGCTCGCCGGCGACGCCGTGCAGGTGGCCGTCGCCGATTCCGGCGTCGGCCTACCCGACCCGCCGGCGGACGTGTTCGCGCCGTTCTACAGCACCAAGTCGAGCGGCCTCGGCATGGGCCTGTCGATCAGCCGTTCGATCATCGAAGCGCACGGCGGCACCCTGTGGGGGACGCGCAATCCCGACCGCGGCAGCACCTTCCGCTTCACCCTCCCGGCCTGA
- a CDS encoding translation initiation factor gives MAKKPLPPETTALGSLGELLRRRGVRVGEPAVPAPAPPAAAASPATSPAAGLDLSRAGKVIVRRERKGHGGKTVTVVDGLALPAAQMDTLARALRKALGCGSWVEAGRVVLQGDRPDAAAAWLVRHGARQVRRGN, from the coding sequence ATGGCGAAGAAGCCCCTCCCACCGGAGACGACGGCGCTGGGCTCGCTCGGCGAGTTGCTGCGCCGGCGCGGCGTCCGCGTCGGGGAGCCCGCCGTTCCGGCGCCAGCGCCGCCGGCGGCGGCGGCATCGCCGGCGACGTCGCCCGCCGCGGGTCTGGACCTCAGCCGCGCCGGCAAGGTGATCGTCCGCCGCGAGCGCAAGGGCCACGGCGGCAAGACGGTGACCGTCGTGGACGGCCTGGCATTGCCGGCGGCGCAGATGGACACACTGGCGCGCGCCCTGCGCAAGGCGCTCGGCTGCGGCTCGTGGGTGGAGGCGGGCCGGGTCGTGCTGCAGGGCGATCGTCCGGATGCGGCCGCGGCCTGGCTCGTCCGTCACGGCGCCCGGCAGGTCCGGCGCGGCAACTGA
- a CDS encoding acyl--CoA ligase, translating to MQLFDLLLGHGDRVALTADGRDHTYGALADAAARLAATLRARGLAAGDRVAFFLPNCAELAIAYFGCFAAGLVAVPLNPRYRGPEVEHAVADCAPRLLIADAALLDRLDGARLAALGIAGVVVAGGPAPTGTEPFARLLDAAPLPAPVAVAADDPAVVLYTSGSTGKPKGVTHTHASLRRTARHQVVSQALDASDVQLAFMGIAYIAAFAGQLLTAFALGGRVILLPHGDPAAVVDAIPRHGVTRLQTGPADLRDLLAHPAPARAALATLRCAIAGGERIAAELHHRFAEWAGLPLTEACGMTEAYNYAMNPPFGAKRLGSFGLPTDGVTLRLVGADGRDGDEGEVWLRSDAMARGYWNDPAATAAALRDGWLVTGDLARRDADGWYWFVGRRKEIIIRGASNIAPGEVESVLTQHPAVAAAGVVGAPDAHDGHVPVAFVQLHPGAAATPAALRAFASERLAEYKVPVRVVVLDALPRNVNGKLDRAALAARSSLSAA from the coding sequence GTGCAGCTCTTCGATCTCCTCCTCGGGCACGGCGACCGGGTGGCGCTCACCGCGGATGGCCGCGACCACACCTACGGCGCGCTGGCCGACGCCGCGGCGCGGCTGGCCGCGACGTTGCGGGCGCGCGGGCTCGCGGCCGGCGATCGCGTCGCCTTCTTCCTTCCCAACTGCGCCGAGCTGGCGATCGCCTACTTCGGCTGCTTCGCCGCCGGGCTGGTCGCCGTGCCGCTCAATCCGCGCTACCGCGGCCCCGAGGTCGAGCACGCGGTGGCGGACTGCGCGCCGCGCCTGCTGATCGCCGACGCCGCCCTGCTCGACCGTCTCGACGGCGCGCGCCTGGCGGCGCTCGGGATCGCCGGGGTCGTCGTCGCCGGCGGTCCGGCGCCGACCGGCACCGAGCCGTTCGCCCGCCTGCTCGACGCCGCGCCGCTGCCGGCCCCGGTCGCGGTCGCCGCCGACGACCCCGCCGTCGTCCTCTACACCTCCGGCAGCACCGGCAAGCCGAAGGGCGTCACTCACACCCACGCCTCGCTGCGCCGCACGGCGCGCCACCAGGTGGTGAGCCAGGCGCTCGACGCCAGCGACGTGCAGCTCGCCTTCATGGGCATCGCCTACATCGCCGCCTTCGCCGGCCAGTTGCTGACGGCGTTCGCGCTCGGCGGCCGGGTGATCCTGCTGCCGCACGGCGATCCCGCGGCGGTGGTCGACGCCATCCCGCGCCACGGCGTGACGCGGCTGCAGACCGGCCCCGCCGATCTGCGCGACCTGTTGGCGCATCCGGCGCCGGCGCGCGCCGCGCTGGCCACGCTGCGCTGCGCCATCGCCGGCGGCGAGCGCATCGCCGCCGAGCTGCACCACCGCTTCGCCGAATGGGCCGGCCTGCCGCTCACCGAGGCCTGTGGCATGACGGAGGCCTACAACTACGCGATGAACCCCCCGTTTGGCGCCAAGCGCCTCGGCTCCTTCGGCCTGCCGACCGACGGCGTGACGCTGCGCCTGGTCGGCGCCGACGGGCGCGACGGCGACGAGGGCGAGGTGTGGCTGCGCAGCGACGCCATGGCGCGCGGCTACTGGAACGATCCCGCGGCGACCGCCGCCGCGCTGCGCGACGGCTGGCTCGTCACCGGCGATCTGGCGCGTCGCGACGCCGACGGCTGGTACTGGTTCGTCGGCCGGCGCAAGGAGATCATCATCCGCGGCGCCTCGAACATCGCGCCGGGCGAGGTCGAATCGGTGTTGACGCAGCATCCCGCGGTCGCCGCCGCGGGCGTCGTCGGCGCGCCGGACGCGCACGACGGCCACGTGCCCGTCGCCTTCGTCCAGCTCCATCCCGGCGCCGCGGCGACGCCGGCGGCGCTGCGCGCCTTCGCGTCCGAACGCCTCGCCGAGTACAAGGTGCCGGTGCGCGTCGTCGTGCTCGATGCCCTGCCCCGGAACGTGAACGGCAAGCTCGACCGCGCCGCGCTCGCCGCCCGCTCCTCGCTCAGCGCCGCTTGA
- a CDS encoding aminotransferase class IV: MRDGYVFLNGRIVESKRAMISVYDRGLLYGDGLFETMRGYKGRAFAIEEHFHRLRTSADILGLPVPDLDWPQVISELLQRNGLQRQDTWVRITITRGPAEPRVLPPDIAKPTTVIMVRPLDRAIATHQKRGVKVSLLPFSRHGFIPEHKSINYLPAVVGKVLASYHGAYEGLFVRADHVLTEGTTTSVFVVRDKTLYTAPQGGILPGVTRGLIIDLARANGIPAVEREITTTDLRLADEAFLTSSMIEIVPIVHVDEAPLATGKPGPLTARLRKLYAAAVQRYFKRR; the protein is encoded by the coding sequence ATGAGAGACGGCTACGTGTTCCTCAACGGGCGCATCGTCGAGTCCAAGCGGGCGATGATCAGCGTCTACGACCGCGGCCTGTTGTACGGCGACGGGCTCTTCGAGACCATGCGCGGCTACAAGGGGCGCGCCTTCGCGATCGAGGAGCACTTCCACCGCCTGCGCACCTCGGCCGACATCCTCGGCCTGCCGGTCCCCGATCTCGATTGGCCGCAGGTGATCAGCGAGCTGCTGCAGCGCAACGGTCTGCAGCGGCAGGACACCTGGGTGCGGATCACCATCACCCGCGGGCCCGCCGAGCCGCGCGTGCTGCCGCCGGACATCGCCAAGCCGACGACGGTGATCATGGTCCGCCCGCTCGATCGCGCCATCGCCACCCACCAGAAGCGCGGCGTCAAGGTGTCGCTGCTCCCCTTCTCGCGCCACGGCTTCATCCCCGAGCACAAGTCGATCAACTACCTGCCGGCGGTCGTCGGCAAGGTGCTGGCGTCGTACCACGGCGCCTACGAGGGCCTCTTCGTGCGCGCCGACCACGTGCTCACCGAGGGCACCACGACGTCGGTGTTCGTGGTGCGCGACAAGACCCTCTACACCGCGCCGCAGGGCGGCATCCTGCCCGGCGTCACCCGCGGCCTGATCATCGACCTGGCGCGCGCCAACGGCATCCCCGCCGTCGAGCGCGAGATCACCACCACCGACCTGCGCCTCGCCGACGAGGCCTTCCTCACCTCGTCGATGATTGAGATCGTCCCCATCGTCCACGTCGACGAAGCGCCGCTCGCCACGGGCAAGCCCGGCCCGCTCACCGCCCGGCTGCGGAAGCTCTACGCCGCGGCGGTGCAGAGGTACTTCAAGCGGCGCTGA
- a CDS encoding anthranilate synthase component I family protein, whose translation MRPASLVRRGGDRPHRVLFDGDADAWGDGTVRYSDTPIATLTCHASGWSATTAGGGTRWRWGDPWAAWQAFLDAHRARVGEGGGIATALAYDLKHAGERLPRRLPWPQTPLLFAAAYDWSYRADRRRGRACLAAASDARLAAARQWYAAPDPPLAPLVAPPALRPLLDRERYSALVARVQAYIAAGDVYQVNLAQPFHAALPRVAAPALLAAWSERYPMPYAAYLDGAGWTLVSSSPECLLRLDGDRIATLPIKGTRRRAGSPGALVDDAKERAEHVMIVDLERNDLGRVCVTGSVEVADLFAERAYPLLVHMVSEVRGRLRPRTALADVLRALFPGGSITGAPKIRAMEIIEELEPAPRGFYTGAIGWTEPDGRSVFNLAIRTAVLDATGLCYWAGGGIVADSQAAREHAETLLKTEALMQALRGMERMRA comes from the coding sequence ATGCGCCCCGCGTCGCTGGTGCGGCGCGGCGGCGATCGACCCCACCGGGTGCTGTTCGACGGCGACGCGGACGCCTGGGGCGACGGCACGGTCCGCTACAGCGACACGCCGATCGCCACCCTGACCTGCCACGCCTCGGGCTGGAGTGCGACGACCGCGGGCGGCGGCACGCGCTGGCGCTGGGGCGATCCGTGGGCGGCCTGGCAGGCGTTCCTCGATGCCCACCGCGCCCGGGTGGGCGAGGGCGGCGGCATCGCCACGGCGCTCGCCTACGACCTCAAGCACGCCGGCGAGCGCCTGCCGCGCCGCCTGCCGTGGCCGCAGACGCCGCTGCTCTTCGCCGCCGCCTACGACTGGAGCTATCGGGCGGACCGGCGCCGCGGCCGCGCCTGCCTCGCCGCCGCCAGCGACGCCCGCCTCGCCGCGGCGCGGCAGTGGTACGCGGCGCCCGACCCGCCGCTCGCGCCGCTCGTGGCGCCGCCGGCGCTGCGGCCGCTGCTCGACCGCGAGCGCTACTCGGCGCTGGTGGCGCGCGTGCAGGCCTACATCGCCGCCGGCGATGTCTACCAGGTCAATCTGGCGCAGCCGTTCCACGCCGCCCTGCCGCGCGTCGCCGCGCCGGCGCTACTGGCGGCGTGGAGCGAGCGCTACCCGATGCCCTACGCCGCCTACCTCGACGGCGCGGGATGGACGCTGGTGTCGAGCTCGCCCGAGTGCCTGCTGCGCCTCGACGGCGATCGCATCGCCACCCTGCCGATCAAGGGCACCCGCCGGCGCGCCGGCTCACCGGGCGCGCTGGTCGACGACGCCAAGGAGCGCGCCGAGCACGTGATGATCGTCGATCTGGAGCGCAACGACCTCGGGCGGGTGTGCGTCACCGGCAGCGTCGAGGTGGCGGATCTCTTCGCGGAACGCGCCTACCCGCTGCTCGTCCACATGGTTTCCGAGGTGCGCGGGCGACTGCGGCCGCGCACCGCGCTCGCCGACGTCCTGCGCGCCCTCTTCCCCGGCGGCTCGATCACCGGCGCGCCGAAGATCCGCGCCATGGAGATCATCGAGGAGCTCGAACCGGCGCCGCGCGGCTTCTACACCGGCGCCATCGGCTGGACCGAGCCCGACGGGCGCAGCGTCTTCAACCTCGCCATCCGCACGGCCGTGCTCGACGCCACCGGCCTGTGCTATTGGGCCGGGGGCGGGATCGTGGCGGACTCGCAGGCGGCGCGGGAGCACGCCGAGACGCTGCTCAAGACGGAGGCGTTGATGCAGGCGTTGCGGGGGATGGAAAGGATGCGGGCATGA
- a CDS encoding serine protease — MNATLQLLHSVLPTSVGLRVRINIAHPSAQILGAERMGSGTIVDAAGIVLTVNYVVLGAETVEVTLLDETRLSGQVIAQDFYSGLAAVKIPEQSYRAARLGGTDRLALGDEVFIVASAGGSQRRVNTGAIMSLDRFDAFWEFSLERGIVTTARNPGLGGGGLFTRAGELAGIVSLDLNEVGRFTLAVPIEHWSAHTDELLRHGRRTSRPPRAWVGFYCYVLSDHVIIAGVLPGTPSERAGLRPGDVVVAVDEQPIADRRDLYARVWAHRPGERIHFKVFRDDAVREVVVEGGDAEAFFA; from the coding sequence ATGAACGCCACCCTCCAGCTCCTGCACTCGGTCCTGCCGACCAGCGTCGGGCTGCGGGTGCGGATCAACATCGCGCACCCCTCGGCGCAGATCCTCGGCGCGGAGCGGATGGGGTCGGGGACGATCGTCGACGCCGCCGGCATCGTCCTGACGGTGAACTACGTCGTCCTCGGCGCCGAGACGGTCGAGGTGACGCTGCTCGATGAGACGCGGCTCTCCGGCCAGGTGATCGCGCAGGACTTCTACAGTGGCCTGGCGGCGGTGAAGATCCCGGAGCAGAGCTACCGCGCCGCCCGGCTCGGCGGCACCGACCGGCTGGCGCTGGGCGACGAGGTGTTCATCGTCGCCTCCGCCGGCGGCAGCCAGCGGCGCGTCAACACCGGCGCGATCATGTCGCTCGACCGTTTCGACGCCTTCTGGGAGTTCTCGCTCGAACGCGGCATCGTCACCACCGCGCGCAACCCCGGCCTCGGCGGCGGCGGCCTCTTCACCCGCGCCGGCGAGCTGGCGGGGATCGTGTCGCTCGACCTCAACGAGGTCGGCCGCTTCACCCTCGCGGTGCCGATCGAGCACTGGTCGGCGCACACCGACGAGCTGCTGCGGCACGGCCGGCGCACCAGTCGGCCGCCGCGCGCCTGGGTCGGCTTCTACTGCTACGTGCTGAGCGACCACGTGATCATCGCCGGCGTGCTCCCCGGCACGCCGAGCGAGCGCGCCGGCCTGCGGCCCGGCGACGTCGTCGTCGCCGTCGACGAGCAGCCGATCGCCGACCGCCGCGATCTCTACGCGCGCGTCTGGGCGCACCGCCCCGGCGAGCGCATCCACTTCAAGGTCTTCCGCGACGACGCGGTGCGCGAGGTCGTGGTGGAAGGCGGCGACGCCGAGGCCTTCTTCGCGTGA